One genomic window of Trichlorobacter lovleyi includes the following:
- the nadC gene encoding carboxylating nicotinate-nucleotide diphosphorylase, translating to MLTLDDIIQNALREDIHTGDLTTQAVVPEPRAATARLVAKESLTVAGMAVAARVFSLLDAGIVFEPCCHDGQVLEKGTVLARISGDASQLLQGERVALNLLQRMSGIATLTSCYVQSVHGTRARIVDTRKTTPGLRVLEKYAVRVGGGINHRTGLYDGILIKENHIAAAGGISEAIRRARAYIPHTLKIEIETETVEQVQEALAAGADIIMLDNMNCETMRHCVGLINGRALVEASGGVNLDTVRAIAETGVDIISIGALTHSPRAMDISMLLD from the coding sequence ATGCTGACCCTTGATGATATTATCCAAAATGCCCTGCGGGAAGATATTCACACCGGCGATCTGACCACTCAGGCCGTGGTCCCTGAACCACGGGCAGCCACAGCCCGTCTGGTTGCCAAGGAGTCCTTGACAGTAGCCGGTATGGCGGTGGCGGCCCGGGTTTTTAGTCTGCTTGATGCAGGCATTGTCTTTGAACCTTGCTGTCACGATGGTCAGGTTCTGGAAAAGGGAACTGTCCTGGCACGAATCTCCGGTGATGCCTCCCAATTGCTGCAGGGAGAACGGGTCGCCCTGAATCTGTTGCAGCGTATGTCGGGTATTGCGACGCTGACCTCATGCTATGTACAGTCGGTTCACGGCACCAGGGCGCGTATCGTTGACACCCGCAAGACAACGCCAGGTTTGCGGGTGCTTGAAAAATATGCCGTACGTGTCGGTGGCGGGATCAATCATCGTACCGGTCTGTATGACGGCATTCTGATCAAAGAAAACCATATTGCGGCCGCCGGAGGGATTAGTGAGGCGATTCGCCGGGCGCGTGCCTATATTCCCCATACACTGAAGATCGAGATTGAAACCGAGACGGTTGAGCAGGTGCAGGAAGCCCTGGCTGCCGGCGCTGATATCATCATGCTGGATAATATGAATTGTGAGACCATGCGCCACTGCGTTGGGCTGATCAACGGCCGGGCGCTGGTTGAGGCCTCGGGCGGTGTCAACCTGGACACGGTCCGGGCCATTGCCGAGACCGGTGTTGATATTATCTCGATCGGAGCCCTGACCCACTCCCCGCGTGCCATGGATATCTCCATGCTGCTGGATTAA
- a CDS encoding diguanylate cyclase, translating into MTTDRDLVGSLETIEADRFQQLMADERFKGNPLLPELQQLHELYRTLSQRTERMIKEKAQLQTQLANMNRSLDLATRIDPMTGLANRRAIMEMIEQEFSRAHRHQRPASIIMADLDYFKKVNDAHGFNTGDDVLVEVSRVLRGCLRNEDICSRWGGEEFLVLLPETHLDGALAVANKIRESVAMTEFKVNRPGIHLTISLGVCEYNPDQNIFEAISRADQALFQAKLGGRNRAIVAA; encoded by the coding sequence ATGACCACAGACCGCGATCTCGTCGGAAGCCTTGAAACTATTGAGGCCGATCGTTTTCAGCAGCTTATGGCAGATGAGCGTTTCAAGGGCAACCCCCTTTTGCCGGAACTGCAACAGCTGCACGAGCTTTATCGCACCCTGTCCCAGCGTACCGAACGGATGATCAAGGAAAAGGCCCAGCTACAGACCCAGCTGGCAAACATGAACCGTTCTTTGGATCTGGCAACCAGAATTGATCCGATGACCGGCCTTGCGAACCGGCGGGCCATCATGGAAATGATTGAACAGGAGTTCAGCAGGGCTCACCGGCACCAACGACCGGCCTCCATAATCATGGCCGACCTCGACTACTTCAAAAAGGTTAATGATGCCCACGGCTTCAACACCGGTGACGATGTTCTGGTTGAGGTCTCCCGTGTGTTGCGCGGCTGCCTGCGCAACGAAGACATCTGTTCACGCTGGGGCGGTGAAGAGTTTCTGGTTCTGCTGCCGGAGACCCACCTTGATGGCGCCCTGGCAGTTGCCAACAAGATCCGCGAATCCGTTGCCATGACCGAGTTCAAGGTCAATCGGCCGGGTATCCACCTTACCATCAGCCTTGGCGTCTGCGAGTACAATCCGGATCAGAACATTTTTGAGGCGATCTCCCGGGCGGATCAAGCCCTGTTTCAGGCCAAACTGGGGGGGAGAAACCGCGCCATTGTGGCCGCCTGA
- a CDS encoding chemotaxis protein CheD produces the protein MTEQDGSPIRKYFLFPGATHVDAEECEITTVLGSCVAVCLWDQRHGGGGMNHFMLPLWNGEGLATPKYGTIAMERLLEQVLAIGARKEHLVAKVFGGANLLATSSAACPIGERNVELALTQLEEWRIAVVATDLGGRVGRKIIMNTMTGVVLLGRGKQQNQ, from the coding sequence ATGACTGAGCAGGACGGATCACCCATACGTAAATACTTTCTCTTTCCCGGTGCTACCCATGTTGATGCCGAGGAGTGCGAGATCACGACCGTTCTGGGATCGTGCGTGGCTGTCTGTCTCTGGGATCAGCGCCATGGCGGGGGAGGGATGAACCATTTCATGTTGCCGCTCTGGAACGGCGAGGGGTTGGCAACCCCCAAATATGGCACCATCGCCATGGAACGTTTGCTGGAGCAGGTGCTGGCTATCGGCGCCCGTAAAGAACATCTGGTCGCCAAGGTCTTTGGTGGAGCAAACCTGCTGGCCACCAGCAGTGCCGCCTGTCCGATCGGTGAGCGGAATGTTGAGCTGGCCTTGACGCAACTTGAGGAGTGGCGGATAGCAGTGGTCGCTACTGATCTGGGGGGGCGGGTCGGGCGTAAGATAATCATGAATACCATGACCGGTGTGGTGCTTTTGGGGCGGGGCAAGCAGCAAAATCAGTAA
- a CDS encoding sensor histidine kinase, producing MHKLSDEQLVEELKFRLDQSRKSLHDLSVVNRKLVEMNHKLEESEALKSNFLSNIRNEINNPLNAIIGLASQLAAMVKRPEVSELVTMIFSEAFHLDFQLRNIFIAAELEAGEAMPTIEHVDVTSVVQGVLDNFRTHAADKQVSVRFSVTGAETDNVLYFPTDSQKLQVIIANLVANAVEFSGPGSEVVVQLDQTDKGLMIQVRDQGVGIAEADLKRIFDRFVQLDSGPTRAHLGHGLGLSVVKSLLDLLQGDIQVSSTPEVGSLFTVTLPAAAYGADGVTFAEGGNLFLFGQMDEK from the coding sequence ATGCATAAGCTGAGTGATGAGCAGCTGGTTGAGGAGCTGAAATTCCGTCTGGATCAGAGCCGCAAGTCGTTACATGATCTGTCGGTCGTTAATCGTAAACTGGTTGAGATGAATCATAAACTGGAAGAATCCGAGGCGCTGAAGAGTAATTTTCTTTCAAATATACGTAATGAAATCAATAATCCTCTCAACGCCATCATTGGGCTGGCCTCGCAACTTGCGGCTATGGTGAAACGCCCCGAGGTCAGTGAGCTGGTTACCATGATCTTTTCCGAGGCTTTTCATCTGGATTTCCAGTTACGCAACATCTTTATTGCTGCCGAGCTGGAGGCCGGTGAGGCGATGCCGACCATAGAGCATGTTGATGTGACCTCGGTTGTTCAAGGTGTGCTGGATAACTTCAGGACACATGCTGCAGATAAGCAGGTTTCTGTCCGTTTCTCGGTTACCGGGGCAGAGACTGATAACGTGCTGTATTTTCCCACTGATTCCCAGAAACTTCAGGTGATAATTGCGAATCTGGTGGCTAATGCGGTCGAGTTCAGCGGTCCGGGTAGTGAGGTGGTGGTGCAGCTTGATCAGACCGACAAAGGGTTGATGATTCAGGTCCGGGATCAGGGGGTTGGTATTGCGGAAGCCGATTTGAAAAGGATCTTTGACCGTTTTGTGCAGTTGGATAGCGGACCCACCCGCGCCCACCTCGGCCATGGGCTGGGGTTGAGCGTGGTCAAGTCGCTGCTGGATCTGTTGCAGGGCGACATACAGGTCAGCAGTACGCCTGAGGTCGGTTCGCTCTTTACGGTCACACTTCCAGCTGCCGCCTACGGGGCCGACGGGGTTACCTTTGCCGAAGGCGGCAACCTGTTCCTGTTCGGACAGATGGACGAGAAATAA
- a CDS encoding cupin translates to MALTGNLLAALPDAKETELFETLSAVDGVRIERIVSMGQATPAGEWYDQAWHEWVLLVEGEALLLLDGEQEPHRLLPGQWLLLPAGCRHRVEWTVPERNTVWLALHWPEQRQGEKGGR, encoded by the coding sequence ATGGCTCTGACCGGCAACCTTCTGGCTGCGCTTCCTGATGCCAAAGAAACAGAGCTGTTTGAGACGTTATCTGCCGTTGACGGTGTGCGGATTGAGCGGATTGTCTCAATGGGACAGGCCACTCCGGCAGGTGAATGGTATGATCAGGCCTGGCATGAATGGGTCCTGCTGGTGGAGGGGGAGGCACTGCTGCTGCTTGATGGCGAACAGGAACCGCACCGGCTGTTGCCGGGGCAGTGGCTGCTGCTGCCGGCCGGCTGCCGTCACCGGGTGGAATGGACCGTGCCGGAGCGGAACACGGTCTGGCTGGCGTTGCACTGGCCGGAGCAGAGACAGGGCGAAAAAGGAGGACGCTGA
- a CDS encoding alpha/beta hydrolase — translation MSGLYRLLLLVVLGYVGYALLLLMFQGHLIYPGRSLVPAAIPSGVAAAAETLWIVTSFGKVEGRFVTAKSAGRQPVVIFFHGNGELVDDLSPELERLRRIGCGILLVEYPGYGRSSGRPHQRSLAETALAAFDMVVQRPEVDPKRIVSFGVSLGSGPAIALAVQRPVRALILAAPPASLRPFAHKRLLPSFLLRDTFDNAALIKGFSGPTLVLHGDHDSIMPFAHGQQVASAAVQGQLVPLSADHNDLLGLPGFWKAVERFLAATGVTAQPAATPGAAAK, via the coding sequence ATGTCCGGCCTATACCGTCTACTGCTGCTGGTCGTGCTCGGCTATGTTGGCTATGCCCTGTTGCTGCTGATGTTTCAAGGCCATCTGATCTACCCGGGGCGCAGCCTTGTGCCGGCAGCGATCCCCTCGGGCGTTGCCGCAGCTGCGGAGACACTCTGGATTGTCACCAGCTTTGGAAAGGTGGAGGGGCGCTTTGTGACGGCCAAGAGTGCCGGCCGCCAACCGGTGGTCATTTTTTTCCATGGCAATGGCGAGCTGGTAGATGATCTGAGCCCTGAACTGGAACGCCTCCGCCGGATCGGCTGCGGGATTTTGCTGGTGGAATATCCCGGCTACGGCCGCTCTTCCGGGCGTCCCCACCAGCGCAGTCTGGCTGAAACCGCGCTGGCAGCCTTTGATATGGTGGTGCAACGACCGGAAGTTGATCCGAAACGGATTGTCTCTTTCGGGGTCTCCTTGGGTTCTGGTCCGGCGATTGCACTGGCAGTGCAGCGGCCGGTACGGGCCCTGATTCTGGCAGCTCCTCCGGCCTCACTGCGCCCGTTTGCCCATAAACGGTTGCTCCCTTCCTTTCTGTTGCGTGATACGTTTGACAATGCCGCATTGATCAAGGGTTTTAGCGGGCCAACGCTTGTGCTGCACGGAGATCATGACTCGATCATGCCGTTTGCCCATGGTCAGCAGGTGGCCTCTGCAGCGGTACAGGGGCAGTTGGTGCCCCTGTCAGCGGATCACAATGACCTGCTCGGCCTGCCCGGTTTCTGGAAGGCAGTGGAACGTTTTCTTGCTGCTACAGGGGTGACCGCCCAGCCTGCTGCAACCCCGGGTGCCGCTGCCAAGTGA
- a CDS encoding cupin domain-containing protein: MMPIMVEQEPSRERLEALGVFSWPVWSCEVSAFPWEYDQREVCYLLEGRVVVTTETGASVELEAGDLVVFPAGLSCQWEVEQPVRKHYRLG, translated from the coding sequence ATGATGCCGATTATGGTTGAACAGGAACCGTCCCGTGAGCGTCTTGAGGCGCTGGGGGTCTTCTCCTGGCCGGTCTGGAGTTGTGAGGTGTCGGCCTTCCCCTGGGAGTACGACCAGCGCGAGGTCTGCTACCTGCTTGAGGGCAGGGTAGTGGTGACCACGGAAACAGGTGCTTCGGTTGAACTGGAGGCCGGTGATCTGGTGGTGTTTCCTGCCGGGCTAAGCTGTCAGTGGGAGGTTGAACAACCGGTGCGCAAGCATTACCGGTTAGGGTGA
- a CDS encoding cytochrome c3 family protein has translation MNRRIITFFAAAMVMLMAVSVQAKDIRFSFKNASAVVFSHDTHLAKNKDCKTCHSAIFNLSKKRSYSMAEMEKGLSCGACHNGKKAFSVAAEKDCSKCHRGTPSAITYRIPAGNAVFSHDSHVNGKGFGCKSCHKGGPIRHGVSMAEMEKGKSCGACHNGKTAFTAAANCGSCHRGLATKTLKFKSKPVNDAVFSHDFHVQAYKCGDCHTKQYDYRQGSRKASMADMAKGKSCGSCHDGKTAFASTGDCNKCHVGYKPANLTFKNSRGTVIGYFSHDFHTAAYKCSDCHTKTFPYGGGKRMTMADMAQGKSCGACHDGKTAFSVKGDCAKCHKKS, from the coding sequence ATGAACAGGCGCATTATCACCTTCTTTGCAGCGGCTATGGTCATGCTTATGGCTGTCTCCGTGCAGGCCAAGGACATCAGGTTCAGTTTCAAAAACGCCTCAGCCGTTGTCTTCAGCCACGACACACACCTTGCAAAGAACAAAGACTGCAAGACCTGCCACAGCGCAATTTTCAATCTTTCCAAGAAGCGTTCCTATTCCATGGCAGAAATGGAGAAGGGGCTTTCCTGCGGCGCCTGTCACAACGGCAAGAAGGCCTTCAGTGTCGCTGCTGAAAAAGACTGCAGCAAGTGCCACCGTGGCACCCCCAGCGCCATTACCTATCGCATCCCTGCCGGCAATGCCGTGTTCAGCCATGATTCACACGTCAACGGCAAAGGGTTTGGCTGTAAGAGCTGTCACAAAGGTGGACCAATCCGCCACGGTGTCAGCATGGCTGAGATGGAAAAAGGCAAATCCTGTGGTGCATGCCACAATGGGAAAACCGCTTTTACTGCCGCTGCCAACTGTGGTTCCTGCCACCGCGGCCTGGCTACCAAGACCCTTAAATTCAAGTCAAAGCCGGTCAACGATGCCGTGTTCAGTCACGACTTCCACGTGCAGGCCTACAAATGCGGCGACTGCCACACCAAGCAGTACGACTATCGCCAAGGTTCCCGTAAGGCAAGCATGGCCGACATGGCCAAAGGCAAGTCCTGCGGCAGCTGCCACGATGGCAAGACCGCCTTTGCCTCAACCGGTGATTGCAACAAGTGTCACGTTGGTTACAAACCGGCCAACCTGACCTTCAAAAACAGCCGCGGCACCGTAATCGGTTACTTCAGCCACGACTTCCATACCGCAGCGTACAAGTGTTCTGACTGCCACACCAAAACCTTCCCCTATGGTGGAGGCAAGCGGATGACCATGGCCGATATGGCACAGGGCAAGTCCTGTGGCGCCTGCCACGACGGCAAGACCGCCTTCTCCGTCAAGGGTGACTGCGCCAAGTGTCATAAAAAGTCCTGA
- a CDS encoding HDOD domain-containing protein, with product MDERRSDLKKIIMDTKTLPTLPGVINKLNSLSNDDKSSVQEMARIVSADQVLSARILRLANSPSYGFYRVSTISNAMILLGVNVVKSLALSSSIFEIMEKNSVGLWEHSLGTATAAGIIARKLALPEVEEITTAGLLHDIGKVIIGLKCAEQMPEIRRKIKLDELFISDAERAVLDTDHAEVGGWLSKSWFLPDKLSEPIAFHHNVSGSEDHRIKTSVVHLADVLIKASGFGDSGDPYVPPIQQVAWDALKLNEALLHEMVVDLEDKLVEVKNFSLELANAAAV from the coding sequence GTGGACGAACGGAGGAGTGATCTCAAAAAGATCATCATGGACACCAAGACGCTGCCAACGCTGCCCGGTGTCATCAATAAGCTGAACTCCCTTTCCAACGACGACAAGTCTTCGGTTCAGGAAATGGCGCGGATTGTCTCTGCTGATCAGGTGCTGTCAGCCCGGATTCTGCGCTTGGCAAACTCACCGTCCTATGGTTTCTATCGCGTCTCCACCATATCCAATGCCATGATTCTGCTGGGGGTCAACGTGGTCAAATCCCTGGCGCTGTCCTCATCCATCTTTGAGATCATGGAAAAGAACAGCGTCGGGCTTTGGGAGCATTCCCTGGGAACTGCCACTGCTGCGGGTATCATCGCCCGCAAACTGGCATTGCCGGAGGTTGAGGAAATTACCACTGCCGGTCTGCTGCATGATATCGGCAAGGTGATCATCGGGCTCAAGTGTGCCGAGCAGATGCCGGAGATCCGGCGTAAGATCAAGCTGGATGAGCTTTTTATCAGCGATGCTGAAAGGGCTGTCCTGGATACGGATCATGCTGAAGTAGGGGGCTGGCTTTCCAAGAGCTGGTTCCTGCCGGACAAACTTTCCGAGCCGATTGCCTTCCATCATAATGTGAGTGGTTCTGAAGACCATCGGATCAAGACCTCGGTGGTGCATCTGGCGGATGTGCTGATCAAGGCCAGCGGCTTTGGTGACAGTGGAGACCCGTATGTACCGCCGATCCAACAGGTCGCCTGGGATGCCCTGAAACTGAATGAGGCCCTGCTGCATGAGATGGTGGTGGACCTGGAGGATAAGCTGGTGGAGGTGAAGAACTTCAGTCTTGAGCTTGCCAATGCCGCAGCAGTCTAG
- a CDS encoding DMT family transporter — translation MGSVSTGVSAGSPPSSGRVLFFLVLTTFFWGGSFLFTKIGVREVPPPFFVLLRFTLASVLMGLLCLPRLTRLNRQTVLRGTIVGLALGATNLTFVVGVQGTSISRAGVINNLFVLFIPLIARIVWKDRIGGINLVGIGLASLGIALLAGGGGEGFNRGDMISTLCAFFIAIQIITVSKVLKDDDVWLVSLVQFCVVALMAGVITLLVPTPPFSLGLTSLGTIIYCAILPTVVCFTLQNSYQRYVTPTQAGLIYTLDPVWSLLAGFVVLGERLTMREWSGCGLIFLAVLIPLGIRFAIERRLVSRYLHRGLPG, via the coding sequence GTGGGTAGTGTGAGTACAGGTGTATCTGCTGGGTCCCCCCCCTCATCAGGGCGGGTGCTGTTCTTTCTGGTACTGACCACGTTCTTTTGGGGTGGCAGTTTTCTCTTTACCAAGATTGGTGTCAGGGAGGTGCCGCCGCCGTTTTTTGTGCTGCTGCGTTTTACCCTGGCCTCCGTTTTGATGGGACTGCTTTGTCTGCCGCGGCTTACCCGGCTTAACCGTCAGACGGTCCTGCGCGGAACCATTGTTGGTCTGGCGCTGGGGGCCACCAATCTGACCTTTGTGGTGGGGGTGCAAGGGACGAGCATCTCCCGCGCAGGGGTCATCAATAACCTCTTTGTACTGTTCATCCCGCTCATAGCGCGAATTGTCTGGAAAGACCGGATCGGCGGCATCAATCTCGTCGGGATCGGGCTTGCTTCGCTGGGGATCGCCCTGCTGGCCGGCGGTGGCGGTGAGGGCTTCAATCGTGGCGACATGATCTCCACCCTGTGCGCCTTCTTTATTGCAATTCAGATCATTACGGTTTCAAAGGTCTTGAAGGATGACGATGTCTGGCTGGTCTCCCTGGTGCAGTTCTGTGTTGTTGCCCTGATGGCTGGAGTGATAACGCTGCTGGTGCCGACACCACCCTTTTCCCTGGGGCTGACCTCTCTTGGTACAATCATCTACTGTGCCATCCTGCCGACGGTGGTCTGTTTCACCCTGCAAAACAGCTATCAGCGCTATGTGACCCCCACCCAGGCCGGCCTGATTTATACACTGGACCCGGTCTGGAGCCTGCTGGCCGGTTTTGTGGTCCTGGGGGAACGGCTGACAATGCGTGAGTGGTCCGGTTGCGGTTTGATCTTTCTGGCGGTGCTGATTCCGCTGGGGATCCGCTTTGCGATTGAACGCCGCCTGGTTTCACGGTACTTGCATCGCGGGCTGCCGGGATGA
- a CDS encoding PAS domain-containing protein, protein MHPLALLLKQHEGWLMRRIRDYAVEREYNRYTSPLEEAWRVSVAGLTDSICTALELSSDPWELRPDDDFTHDPVAAFGVQEAQKHRTRGITLEMFLGLMKYYRQGYLDLVAAQQDEPALLRQNSRFIERIFDRIEIAFCAEWSRSDAMSSAVRELQEANRRITNEKNQFLTIFESLPIPVFLLNDRLRISQMNQAASKLLLNKNRAGSYYYSGRKADTPFPWFGHEVGEFLAADEEERNFFATLAAGDGEHRYRVSLRWMQDISLKFAGMIIIMNDITEQWRLEQKQATGG, encoded by the coding sequence ATGCATCCATTGGCACTGCTGTTAAAGCAACATGAAGGCTGGCTGATGCGCCGGATCAGGGATTATGCTGTTGAGCGGGAGTATAACCGCTATACTTCACCGCTTGAGGAGGCCTGGCGAGTCTCGGTTGCAGGGCTGACCGACTCGATTTGCACAGCCCTGGAACTGTCCTCTGATCCCTGGGAGCTGAGGCCTGATGATGACTTTACGCATGACCCGGTGGCGGCCTTCGGGGTGCAGGAGGCACAGAAACATCGCACCCGGGGTATCACCCTGGAGATGTTTCTCGGGCTGATGAAATATTACCGTCAGGGGTATCTTGATCTGGTCGCGGCACAGCAGGACGAGCCGGCGCTGCTCAGGCAGAACAGCCGGTTTATCGAGCGGATCTTTGATCGTATCGAGATCGCATTCTGTGCCGAATGGAGCCGCAGCGACGCCATGAGTTCTGCTGTCAGGGAGCTGCAGGAGGCAAACCGCCGGATAACCAATGAAAAGAACCAGTTTCTGACCATCTTTGAAAGCCTGCCAATCCCGGTTTTTCTGCTGAACGACCGTCTGCGGATCAGTCAGATGAATCAGGCAGCCTCGAAGCTTTTGTTGAATAAAAACAGGGCGGGCAGCTATTACTATTCCGGGCGTAAGGCGGATACACCGTTTCCCTGGTTTGGTCATGAGGTCGGAGAGTTTCTGGCGGCTGACGAAGAGGAGCGGAACTTCTTTGCCACGCTGGCAGCAGGGGACGGAGAACACCGCTACCGGGTCTCCCTGCGCTGGATGCAGGATATCAGCCTGAAGTTTGCCGGTATGATCATTATCATGAACGATATTACTGAGCAGTGGCGGCTTGAACAAAAACAGGCAACAGGTGGGTAG
- a CDS encoding diguanylate cyclase: protein MPQQSRIALISSQMQLSSLLQLRLQSKGYQVMVVEKTAAALGAFYSDPPDLIIVDFSSPCVGCHDMLCMVRSDSFFSPIPIIGIFPMGTEQESWDDFPLDDFVTTPVNFAELVSRITLSLSRIKRIFDNNPLTRLPGNTSIHRAIEESLGLPLAVCYVDINHFKPYNDVFGFSHGDEVIRMLARIMANAVRESGGGFCGHVGGDDFVFIVPRERAETVCATIISHFDQIVQTLFDDDIKQRGYYLALNRKGEKEQMPILGISIAVVPMDSTAITHAARVSEVAAELKKLAKGKMGSCFVVDRRSGPPEPDPL from the coding sequence ATGCCGCAGCAGTCTAGGATTGCCCTCATCTCAAGCCAGATGCAGCTTTCGTCACTGCTGCAGTTGCGCCTGCAAAGCAAGGGCTACCAGGTTATGGTTGTGGAGAAGACCGCGGCTGCCTTGGGGGCGTTTTATTCTGATCCGCCTGATCTGATCATAGTGGATTTTTCCTCACCCTGTGTCGGCTGTCACGATATGCTCTGCATGGTGCGCAGTGACAGTTTCTTCAGCCCCATTCCCATCATCGGGATCTTTCCCATGGGGACGGAGCAGGAGTCCTGGGACGATTTTCCTCTTGATGACTTTGTGACCACACCGGTTAACTTTGCCGAACTGGTCAGTCGGATCACGCTGTCTCTGTCGCGCATCAAGCGGATCTTTGATAACAACCCCCTGACCAGGTTGCCCGGAAATACCTCAATTCACCGTGCCATTGAAGAGTCGCTCGGCCTGCCTCTGGCAGTCTGCTACGTTGATATCAATCATTTCAAGCCCTATAATGACGTCTTTGGTTTTTCCCACGGAGATGAAGTGATCAGGATGCTGGCCAGGATTATGGCGAATGCCGTGCGTGAATCCGGAGGCGGGTTTTGTGGTCATGTGGGGGGAGATGACTTTGTGTTTATCGTTCCCCGCGAACGGGCTGAAACGGTCTGTGCAACTATCATCAGCCACTTTGACCAAATCGTACAGACCCTGTTTGACGATGATATCAAGCAGCGGGGGTACTATCTGGCCCTTAACCGTAAGGGCGAAAAAGAGCAAATGCCTATTCTTGGGATCTCTATCGCCGTCGTGCCAATGGACTCCACTGCCATCACCCATGCCGCACGGGTTTCCGAAGTGGCGGCAGAGCTGAAGAAGCTGGCAAAAGGAAAGATGGGGAGCTGCTTTGTGGTGGACAGGCGGTCGGGTCCGCCGGAACCTGACCCGTTGTAA
- a CDS encoding arylesterase: MSYRVVVWSLCGLLLLFWGCSSAPLLQPLPPDAVVLAFGDSLTAGAGATPETSYPAVLSRFIGRTVVNAGIPGEVTSAGLARLAETLDREKPALVLLCLGGNDFLQRLDQARAEENLRAMIRMIRERGIAVVLIGVPRLGFGVEVPGWYAELAKEAGVPYEGKLLKRILADRSLKSDPIHPNAAGYQQLAEGLAAVLKKNGALPN; this comes from the coding sequence ATGAGCTATAGGGTTGTTGTCTGGTCCCTGTGTGGTCTGCTGCTGCTGTTTTGGGGCTGTTCCTCTGCTCCACTGCTGCAGCCGTTGCCCCCTGATGCCGTTGTTCTGGCTTTTGGCGACAGCCTGACGGCCGGTGCCGGTGCAACGCCGGAAACCAGCTATCCCGCTGTCTTGAGTCGTTTCATCGGGCGTACGGTGGTGAATGCCGGGATACCCGGTGAGGTGACCTCGGCAGGCCTGGCGAGGCTGGCCGAGACACTGGATCGGGAAAAACCGGCACTGGTGCTGCTCTGTCTGGGAGGCAACGATTTTTTGCAACGGCTCGACCAGGCCCGTGCAGAGGAAAATCTGCGTGCCATGATCCGTATGATTCGTGAGCGGGGGATCGCTGTGGTTTTGATCGGTGTGCCACGGCTGGGGTTCGGGGTGGAAGTGCCGGGGTGGTATGCTGAACTGGCCAAAGAAGCAGGTGTGCCGTATGAAGGAAAGCTGTTGAAACGGATTCTGGCCGACCGTTCACTCAAGTCAGACCCGATTCACCCCAATGCTGCTGGTTATCAGCAGCTTGCGGAGGGACTTGCTGCAGTCTTGAAGAAAAACGGGGCCTTGCCCAACTAG